The DNA sequence TGCTGGGCTGCGCGGGGAAGGCCTAAAGTATAGGCAGTGGCAACGTTAATCTCTTTCTGCTTGACCGCCGCATATGTTTATGTTTTGAGAGAATTCATAAACACGCCGTTAATGATAATATTAGCGGCGTGTTTTTATTTCCTGAACAAGTGGCTTTTCGAATCAAACTTTAATATCATCTCCGCCTTATATTCACATCCGCGAATTCTTCCTGAAATAAGTTCTGACGGAATTCCAACCGATGAAAGGACCGCTCTCGTTCAGACCGTTCTTGCCGGCTCCAAAGAAGAAGTCCAAAACGCATTGCGGCTTCTCGAAGAGTCCTATAGCAATAACGCCGACAAAAATCTCATTGCGATATACCTAAGTGCTGCTCTGGACAGGGAAGTTATAGAAGAAGAGATAAGCATCATAAAGACGCTCCAGTCAAAATACGGCCCTGATAAATTCTACCTGTTCCACCGCAACAATTATTACGGCGAGAACCTCCTTAATTTTATTCTTTCAAACCAAGAAGTGGATACATCTCCTAAAGAAGGGAAGAATACCACCACGGTAACATTAACAAGCAAAGGTAGCGGAAATTTGGATTCGGAATTTTCAGTTCAAGGAGGGGATCCTCCTAACGTAATCGCAAAACTTTCTATAAAAATTCATAAGCCTAATAAAATTATAAATGTGGACTCGGAATCTATGCCAGCTAAAGCCGGATGGGTGGGAAAAGGAAGAATATTTATATATAAAATTAGGGATGTTCAAAATAGAGTCATACCAGACCTGGGTCATTATGGATTCTATGAGAGATTACATATTGATAAAAATGTTGACGGTTTAGGGGGATACTTTGTTGGAACTGATGAAAAAGATTTAATTAACGAAATCAGAAAGGATGCGAGGTACTTTCCAGGCTCTCTTATTTCAGACGGAACAATTATGATTCACGATAGAGTATCTTTATTTGTACCAGATACAACAACTATTAAAGATCTTGGGCGAAACGCCAAGGCAGAATGGCATAATAGTGTTTATTTAATCGATATTTGTCTTAAAGGAAGTACATATCGATACACTTTTACCCCTGTTTTTAAAAAAGAAAAGGTTACTGACTTAAAGTTAGGGAGGCAACAATTAAATGATTCAAGTCAAGTTGCATCGGCAAATGACGATATTGACTAATTATAATACTAACAAAGTTATGAAGCTATTCTCGATCATCCTATTGGTTGAAATGTGCTTTGTTTTTCAGTGCTACGCTTCTGTGAAAAATATAAAAGTTGGAGTTGGAATAGGTGAAAGCACTAGAGCTATCTCTCTAGAAGACGAAAAAAAATCTGACTTGCTTGAAAAGCTATACTATACCGACGAACCTGTCGATCAAGTTATAGATAAATTTATGAAGCAATACTATAACCATAGAGAACATGATTTTTTGATTAAAATATGCGTTGAAGAGGTTAAAGAGAGAAGCAGTTATCAAAATAGCGTAATCTGCGCCAGGCTTCTAGGTAAATTTAAGGCGAAAGAAGGAATCCAGGCATTAGTGGACAATATTTTAATAGGGCCATTTGATATAGGAATAAACCCTGCTTTGGAAAAGGTTGAATCGATAAAGATCAATAAAGATGATTTCCCTGCTGCCTATGCGCTTATGCAGATTGGAAAATCCTCTACAAATGCACTCCGGGAAAAGATTGCTTCACTTAATGGCGAAGAAGAGGAAGATGATGTATATCGGCTTATTTGCCTTAATACTATAAAAAAAATCGAAGGCGATAAAAAAGCCAAAATTTTAATTAACAATATGATCGAAAAAGAGAAAAACTTACAAAGGAAACAAAATCTCGAAAAGGCTTTGAAATTATTTTAATCCAGAGTAATTAGGGACACATCCTTAAACCGATAAATTCCTAATTTTTGAAATAATTTCCCTCCTTTTTACGTCTTTATAGGGTAAAGGAGGGACTCTTTATGCAGGATCAAACGTCAGGTCTTAGATAATGGCATTTACCATATCCTAATGATAGAAAATGGTATAATAGCTATAAATCCTTGTATGAGGCATTGGTTAAAACCCAAGGCCCTATGAAGAACTTTTCTAAAATAGCGGAGTGTCCCAAAGTGACACGTCCCCGATCGTTCCACTAGATTTAATTGCGGATATTCTTTTCGAAAATGAGTTGATTTTAAACACTAACCAAGAAAAACTATGGAGACAAAAAAATTTATCTGTAAAGGTAAAAGATAATGGTGATTTATACGTCTCTCCAGGGGGGCATTATAATATATATTTTGCTCTTGACCAACGAAATAAAATCGTGCAAGATTCGGTTCAGGAATTATGGGTGCATGGTCATAAGATTGAGGATAAATATAGAAGACAGATTAAAACCTCCGTTAGCGAAACAAATTTTGGTGAATACGTAAGGGATACAAAAGAATAGTAAAAAGGAGCTTAAATGAAAAAGATCATAATCATTGGTTGTATGCTGTTTATTATATTCGTTTTAACTGATATGAATACGCATGCCAAGGTGCAGGATATATACGGAAGGCACGTAGAAACAAAGGTTATAAAAATACTAAAGGTTTCTGAACCCCCGCAATATTATGAATTAAATAACAAGAAATATACTTTACAATCTTTAGAGGAGTATGTTAAAGAACTGCAGCAAGATGAATCAAGTAAAATTATTCTTATCTGGAGAATAGAAATAGAAAGAGTCGAGCCTTATTATATTATTAAAGACCTAATAAAGGTACTAGAATACTTTAAGGGTTCCTCTATATCAATATCTCCTGCGGGATTCAAAGAGTAATGAACCAGGAAGTGTGTCTCTCAACAAAGGGAAATATTTGGGCCCGGCGCGCGACGCCATAAAATTGGTAGTTAAGAGGAAGGTCGGACTGTTGGGCTGCGCAGGGAAGGCCTAGGTCCGCAATTTCCCGATAAGGTATATGCCGAAGGCCGCGAATCCGACGTTCGCGGCCCAGGCGGCGACCACAGGTGGAATAAGCCCGCCCTTACCGAGCGCGAGGAACATCGCGTTCACCACGTAGTAGATAATTGATATCGCCAACGCTATCCCTATGCTTCCGATCGCCTTGGTCCTCGTCCTCTTCAGCGCGAATGGTATGCCTATGAGCATGATGACAAGGCCGGTGAAGGGCACGGAAAGCTTATAGTACATGTCCACGAGCAGTTTCCTCGCCGTTGACTTGCTCTCCAGGTCCAGGATCCGCACGTATTCCTTGAGCTGGCCGTAATTCATGAATTCGGGCTGGGTCTGCTCCTTCAGCAGGTCTTCGGGTTTTTGGCTGAATTGTATTATCTTCGGCGTCCTGAAGATGGCGGGCTTGCCCAGGACGTTGCCTTCCTTGTCGAACCTGAAGACATCGCAGGCGATAAACCTCCATTTGCCTCCGGTCCATTCCATGCGCTGGGCCGTTATCTTGCGTTTCAGCACCTGGTTCTTGTCGTGCTCGAGAAGGACGACGTCATACAGGACCTTGTTCTTGATATCGTATGTCCTCGCGTAAAAAAGCCTCCCGTCCTTCCCGAATATCGTAATATTCTCCATCTGCTGGTTCCTCTCCCACTTGTATTTCCTGAAATAGAGGTCATCGGTCATTTTCATGGTGACGGATGCCTGCGGGACGAGCTTGTCGTTGATGAGGAATACGCCGAGGCTTATGGCCAGCCCTATAAGCAGGAGCGGCGCGATTATCCGCAATGTGTCGACCCCGCTTGCCCTTAACGCGATGATCTCGTTATGCCGGTTGAGGTTGCCCAAGAGGAAGACCATGGCAAGCAGCATCGCGAACGGCACCGTCTGGACTATTACCACCGGGAGCGAGGAGAGGTAATAATTTTTCACCACATCGAAAGGTATGTCCTGTTTTACGAGGGTATCGATGCGGCTCAGGACATCCGAGACCATGTAGAGGAAGACGAAGACGATGAGGCAATACAATAAAGGCCAGATGAACCCCGTTGTTATATACTTGTCTATTATTTTCATTGTTCCGCCATCCAGAATATGAGCGCCGGGCCGATGGCGCCGAATATGATATTCGGGAGCCAGATGCCGAGGCCGGGGAAGACCACGCCCTTTTTAGCCAGGACCTCCCCGAAGATGAGCAGGGTGTAGTATACCAGGATCACCCCGAGGCTTAAGGCGAAACCTATCAGTTTTTCCCCGCGGCGCGCCATAAGCCCGAGCGGCACGCCTATCAGGATAAGTATAAGAGACGCGAACGAATAGCATATCTTTTTGTGGATCTCTATGCGGAGCGGCGTGGTGTCGACCGAGTCGGCGCCGAGTTTCTTTATCTCCTGGTTCAGCTCATCTATCGACATATCTACCTTTTTTTTACGTTCAGGTTCCGGGCCTTGTTAAGGTCGAGGGTCATATAGTAAGTCTTAAAATTCAGCTTATAAAAATTGTTAGGGTCCTGGGGATTGGGCTCGTCGACCGTCCCGTTTATCAGCTTCATCCGGACCGCGTCCTTCGATTCTATATAATCTATCTCGCCTTTCTGGGCGATTATGGTCCTGGTCGGTTTGCCTTCCTGGGGCTGGTATATCCTTATATTTGTGAGCTTGTTCTTGTCGATCCCGTAAATGAAGACGATGTAGCCCTTGAAGTCCTTGATGAAAGTGCCGGCGTCCAGGTAAGCGGCCGGGTTCTTGGTGCCTATCTGGGCGGTCAGTTTCCTCATCTTGTAACGCAGGGACGGGATGACCCAATCGTTGAATTCGTATGATATCAGGCTTATCACCAGGCCGAGTATCACCAGGGGGAGTACCAGGCGGTATAGGCTTATGCCGCTCGCCCGCATCGCGGTTATCTCGTTATCGGCCGAGAGTCTTCCGAAGGCGAGGAGGGTGGCCACCAGGATCGATATAGGCGTGGTCCAGGTGGAGACCGACGGCAGCATGTAGAGCAGGAGTTGTATGACCGAGAAAAAATTTACGCCTTTGTTTATGATCATGTCGGCCAATTTTATTATGTTGAAGACCACGAAGAAGAAGCTTAAGACTATGAAAGCCGCCAGGAAAGGGCCGATGATCTCTTTTAGCAGGTATCTTCTTATTATCTTCATCTAGTTCCCGCACGCCAGGGTATAAGCGAGCACTTTTTTGGCGCCGGCGGATTTTATGGTCTTGGCGCATTCGTGGAGGGTGGCGCCGGTCGTCATGACATCGTCGACGAGAAGGACGGATTTGTCCGCGAAGTCCGCCTCCCTTTTCACGAGGAAGGCGCCCTTGATGTTCCTGAGGCGCTGTTCCCGGGAAAGGCCGGCCTGCGGGGCGGTATACCTGATCCTCTTAAGCCAGTCCTTCTCGATCTTCTTGTTGAATTTTTTGGCGAGGTGCTCGGCGATCAGCTCGGACTGGTTGAACTGCCTCTCGCGTAATTTGACGGGATGGAGGGGCACAGGCACTATCATATCTACGGAGCCGAAATTCAGGTTCCTGGCGGCGTATTCGACCATGACCGAGCCGAGGACTTTCGAAAGGCGGGTCTTGCCCTCGTATTTGAAGAGGCAGATGCATCTCTTGACGATATCCTCGTAAGAGGCGACGTGGTAGGCCGCGTCAAAAGCCAGCTCCCTTTCGGCCGTAGCCCAGTGGGGCGAGCCGACGTAGGCCATTATCCTGTCGCTGCACGGCTCACAGAGCGGAGTGGGCTTTAACTCGCGCGCCCTGCCGCTGCAGACGAGGCAGTCCTGCGGGTAAAGCAGGTTCAGGAATGTCAAGCAGAAATCACCTGTCGATGACAAAATCGTCTTTAACATTGGCTATAAAATAGCACAATACCGGCGGGGTGTCAACTGCGGCTGTTAATTTCCGGCCGATATGATATAATTGGAGCAATGAAGAAGATCGTTTCCGCGGCACTTGCGTGCGCTGTTTTTGCATCAACTGCATTTATTCCTGCCTCTTGGGCGGCCGGGGAGGCTTGGCCTGCGCTCTCGAAAGCCGACGAGGAATTCCTGGATAAGTTAGAACACGACACGTTCCTCTATTTCTGGGAGAAGGCCGACCCGGAGACAGGGCTCATCGCCGATAACTCCCAACCCGGCGCCCCGTCAAGCATAGCCGCCACGGGATTCGGGCTTGCCGCTATATGCATCGGGCAGAGCAGGGGCTGGATAACATACGACGAGGCCTACAAGCGCGCTTTCAGGACGCTCAGGACTTTCAAGAATACGCTGAAGAGCGAGCGCGGGTTCTATTACCATTTCGTCGACATGAAGACCGGCCGGCGGATGTGGAATTCCGAGGTCTCGTCAATAGATACGGCGCTCTTCCTCGCCGGGGCATTGTTCGCGGCGCAGTATTTCAAGGGGACGGAATTGGAACGGCTCGCGACTTACCTGTATTACCGCACCGACTGGCAGTGGATGATGAATCAGAAGCAGCTGATGTCCATGGGATGGGACCCGAAGAAAGGTTTCCTGAGCGCGTACTGGGACTGGTATAACGAGGGTCTTATCGCTTATATACTCGCCATAGGTTCGCCCACGTATCCTATCCCGCCTGAGACGTGGAGGAAATGGAGGCGCCCGAGGGGCGAATACGGAGGGCACAGGATCATCTATTCATATTTCGGGAGCCTTTTTACCTACCAGTTCGCGCAGGCATGGGTAGATTTCCGCAATATCGACGAGGACGGGTTCAGTTATTGGCAGAACTCGATAGACGCGGCGCTGGCGAACAGGAAATTCTGCATCGATAATTCTAATAAACATAAAGGATACGGGGAGAACGGCTGGGGCCTTACCGCCGGCGACGGCCCGGAAGGGTATAAGGGGTACGGCGCCCTGCCTGCCGACAATATCATCCACGACGGCACGATAAACCCTTACGGCATGGTCGCCTCCATACCGTTGATACCGGATACGGCGATCAAGTCGGTTAGGGCTTTGTATAATAAATACGGCGACAAGGTCTACGGCAAGTATGGGTTCAAGGCGGGCTTTAATCTCGACAAAAACTGGTGGAGCGGGAACTATATAGGCATAGACCAGGGCGTCTCGGTGATTATGATCGAGGACTACAGGACAGGCCTGGTCTGGGATTATTTCATGCGCAACGGCTGCATCAAGTCCTGGATGGAACTTTGCAAACTCGGCAACAAAAACCTTGAAGCCTCGCCCCGATTGTGAGATAATATTTTCGCATAGGACGGATAAAATGACCCGCATTGAAGATAAATTGTTCGTGAACAGGTTCAAGCTCGGCCCGGAACCCCATATAAAGGTGAAGGACAAGGAGCTCTGTCTTAAATGCGTCAGGAAACAATGCTCGATAGGATGCCCTTCTGACTGCTGGAAGATCAACGATAAGGGCATAGCCGAAGTCAATGTCGACGGCTGCCTCGAATGCGGCACCTGCCGCGTCATCTGCGATGAGTTCATGAACGTCGATTGGAACTATCCGCAGGGCGGTTTCGGCATCCTTTACAGGCTCGGTTAATCCAGACTGTTTCATCAATAAAGTATTAAAATCCCGCAAAAGGAGACTACCATGCCGAAGAAAGACCTGAAGATACTGCAGGCCGCGATAAAGATGGAAGAGGACGGCCGCAAATTTTACCTTAAATCGAGCAAGACCGCGAAAAACCCCGTAGCGAAAAAACTCCTCGTTTCGCTCGCCGACCAGGAACTCCTCCATATCGAACGCATCAAGGTGATAGAGCACGGCCTGAAAGGGGAGAAGGACTGGGGCGATTTCGCGGCGGCGATATCCCGCGACGCGAAGAAAAAATTAGTCCTTGTCTTCAGGCCGCTTTCCGCGCCGGAAAAAAAGAAGCTGAAGGCCGACCCGTCGAACCTCGAGGCGATAACGATAGCGATGGAGAAAGAGACGAAGAGCTACGATTATTATGATAAACAATCGGAGGAGACAAATATACGCATAGCAAAGCTTTTTTTTGACAGATTGAAAAAGGAAGAGGAGCACCACTATGAGCTGCTCGAAGAGGCATACTCGCTCCTTTCGGATTCGGCAAGCTGGTTCGTGAAACGGGAAGGAAGGGTAATGGAGGCCGGTTGAAATGAGGCCCGTCGAGATAAAAAAAGGCGTATACTGGGTAGGTGTAGTCGATTGGAACATAAGGACCTTCCACGGGAATACCTATTCGACAAAAAGGGGCACGACCTACAACTCATATCTTATTATCGATGAGAAGGTGACGCTTATCGACGGCGTTCCCGGCTCTTTTGCCGGCGAGCAGATCGGGCGGATACGCGAGATCGTGCCGGTCGAAAAGATAGACTATATCGTGGTCAACCATATCGAGCCGGACCATTCCGGCGGGCTGCCGGAACTGATGAAACTTTGCCCCAAGGCCAAACTCTTCGGCACGGCGAAAAGCAAGGAAGGCCTCGCGAGGATGTATTACACGGATTGGGGCCTCCAGGCCGTCAAGACAGGGGACAAATTAAATATCGGCAAGCGGAACCTCACGTTCATAGAGGCTCCGATGATCCACTGGCCGGACAGCATGTTCACCTATTGCGCCGAGGAGGAGCTGCTCCTGCCGAACGACGCCTTCGGCCAGCATTACGCGACCTCGGAGAGGTTCGACGACGAGACGGACCAGTGCGCGCTGATGGACGAGGCCGGGAAGTATTACGCGAATATCCTCTGGCCGCTCGGCGGCATGATCGCCAGGAAGATAGACGAGATCCTCAAGATGAACATATCCATAAAGATGATAGCGCCGAGCCACGGGATCATATGGCGGCGCGACCCGATGAAGATAATCAATTCTTATATTTCATGGACGAAGAACGAGACGAGACCGAAAGTGGTCGTCATCTTCGAGACGATGTGGGGCTCGACCGATATGATGGCCAGGAAGATAACAGAGGGCCTTACCGACGGCGGCGTTGAGGTGAAACTCTTCGATATCACGCGCTCCGACAGGAGCGAGGTGAATAGCCAGATGCTCGACGCCAAATGCTTCGTCTTCGGTTCGTCCACGCACGACAACGGGATGCTCTCCACCATGGCCGGGTTCCTCGAATTCCTGAACGGCCTGAAGCCGAAGGGCAGGATAGGGGCGGCGTTCGGTTCCTACGGTTGGGCCGGAGGCGCGGTACCAGCTCTGGAAAATTTCTTCAAAGAGGCTGGTATTGAGCAGGCACTGCCGTCGATCGCGGTCAAATACATCCCGGACGAAAATGAATTGAAAAGATGTTATGAGATGGGCGTTGAATTGGCGAAGAAGATAACCGGAAAGGCATAAACCATGGACAAATATCGTTGCACGGTATGCGGCTACATATACGATCCGGCTATAGGCGATCCTACCGCGAGCATTTCCGCAGGGACGCCTTTTGATAAACTTCCCGATAATTGGGTTTGCCCCGAGTGCGGCGCACCGAAGGATATGTTCGAAAAGGTATAACCGTCCCAAACTATGAAGATAGCCATCGTAGGAAACGGGATATGCGGCATCACCGCCGCTAAATCCATCTCCGAAAATTCCCCCGGCGCAAAGATAACTATCTTCACCGACGAAGAATACAATTATTATCCCCGCCCTCTTTTGGACAGGCTCCTCGCGGAGACGACGGACCTGAACCTGCTCTTCCCGTATAATGACGAATGGTACAAGAAGCGCGGCATAGAAGTCTCCCTAAAAAATAAAGTCCTCGATATAGGGCTCCCCTCTAAAAAATTAAAGACCGAAAAGGACGGGCAAAACGATTACGACAAGGTCCTCCTTACGACCGGCGCATCGCCTTTTGTCCCTCCGATAGAAGGGATCAAGTCCCGGGATGTCTTCACTTACAGGAATATCGCCGATGTCCTCAGGATACGCTCGTTCGCCCGCGGGAAAAACAGGGCGGTGGTCATCGGCGGAGGCCTGCTCGGCCTCGAGACGGCGAAGGCCCTGACCGACCGGGGGCTCAAGGTAACGATCATCGAACATAATTCAAGGCTCCTCCCGCGCCAGCTGGACGATGAGGGCGGCGGGATACTGAAATCCAGGATCGAAAAATCCAATATCGAGGTCGTATTGCAGGTCACGTGCGACCGCATCATGACCGAAGGCGCGAAGACCTGCCTCCTCTCCAAGGAGATAGGAAAGATCGAGGCGGACCTCTTCATCGTCTCGGCCGGCGTCCGCGCGAATACCGAATTGGCGAAGAACTGCGGCATCGGCATCGGGAAAGGGATACTGGTAGATAAATTCATGAGGACAAGCTGCGATAACATATATGCGGCCGGCGACTGCGCCGAATTCAACGGGACGGTTTACGGCATAATCCCGGCGGCGATAGACCAGGGGCTCGCGGCGGCCTCGAACATCATAGACAGGCCGTTCGAATATAAGGGGACTACTTTCCAGGCGACGCTTAAAGTGATGGGCATCGACCTTACTTCGATAGGCGTCGTCAACCCGGAAGGCGAAGGATATGAAACGGTCTGCAGGAAAGACGCCGGCAAAGGCATCTACAGGAAGTGCGTGATCAAGGACGGGAGGCTAGTCGGCGCGATAGTATTGGGCGAGAAAGACGGCGTCGCCGGGCTCACGCGGATAATAAAGGACGGGACAGCGGTGTCGGGCAATAAGGACGCGTTATTGGGCGGAGAGGCGGCGTTAACGGAGGCGTTCCAAAAAAGGCCTGACTAAAACGGGCAAGGAGGGGGTAAAATGGCGGATGTCGGCAAAAGTTCCCTGGGGATAGACGCAACCCTCGCGGCGGCGCTGGCGTATGTATTCGGCTGGGTATCCGGGCTGATAATCTTCGCTGTCGAGAAGGATAACAAGTTCGTGAAGTTCCATGCCATGCAGTCGCTGATCTTTTTCGGCGGTTTGACGATCGTGTCGATATTGCTGGTTATCACCGTCATAGGCCCGTTGTTCCTGGGAATATTAGGCTTGGCGGTCTGGGTCATCTGCATCATCAAGGCCTACTCGGGCGAGATGTTCAAGCTGCCCGGGATCGGGAATATGGCGGAGAAGATCGCCAGTAAGTAACATAGAGATAATAAAAATATGGGCCTGTTTCAATCTATCATTCTTGGCATAGTCCAAGGCGTGGGCGAATTCTTGCCTATCAGCAGTTCCGCGCACCTGATCGTCGTCCCGTGGCTGTTCGGGTGGCAGGAGCACAGCCTCGCCTTTGACGTCGCGCTTCACGCGGGCACGCTCGCGGCGGTATTGGCGTATTTCTGGAGGGACTGGTTCGGCATAATCAGGGGGCGGCTCCTCTGGTATATCATCGTCGCCAGCGTCCCGGGAGCGGTGATAGGAAAGCTGCTCGAGGAAAAAGCCGAGACGGTCTTCAGGTCGCCACTGCTCATCGCATTCGCGATGAGCGTCTTCGCGGTAATATTTTACTTTATCGACAGGTACAGCCGGAAGACAAGGACGCTGAAGTCGCTGAATTTTATTGATTCGGTCTTGATCGGCATCTCGCAGGCGCTTGCCATAGTCCCCGGGGTATCGCGGTCGGGCGTGACCATGGCCACGGGCATAGGGTTAAAGTTCGACAGGGAAACGGCGGCCAGGTTCTCGTTTTTGCTTTCGGCGCCCATCATCATCGGCGCGACCGTGTTAAAACTGAAGGATATCGGCGCGATCGCCTCAGGCGAGAACGGCTTGTCGCTTTTTGCCGGTTTTATAGTGTCGGCGGCAACTGGATTCCTGTCGATCCGTTTTCTTTTAAATTACCTGAAGAGGCATTCTTTTACGGCATTCGTCATATACAGGTTGGTGTTCAGCCTGGTGATATTTTTGTTCATCTTTGCCAGGAGATAGGGGGTCTCCTTAAATGAAAAAGCCGGCCTTTGACAACGAGAAGTATCTTCGCGAACAGACGGCCGCGATCCTTGAAAGGGTCGTGAAGTTCGACAACAAGCTTTATTTGGAATTCGGCGGCAAACTCCTTTTCGATTATCACGCGTCGAGGGTCCTGCCGGGATTCGACCCGAACGTAAAGATGCGCCTCTTCCAAAAACTTAAGGACAGGGCCGACATACTGCTCTGCATCTACGCGGGCGATATCGAAAGGAAGAAGGTCAGGGCCGACTTCGGCATCACCTACGATGTCGACGCGATGAAACTGATAGACGACTTCAGGGACTGGGGCATCGAGGTCAACGCGGTCGTGATAACCCGTTTTGATAACCAGCCCGCGGCGACGATATTCAAGAACAAGCTCGAACGGCGCGGGATAAAAGTATATACACACCGCTTCACGAAGGGATATCCGACTGATGTCGACCTCATCGTCAGCGACGAAGGTTACGGCGCGAACGAATTCATAAAGACGAAGAACCCGCTTGTGATAATCACCGGCCCCGGCCCGGGCAGCGGAAAGCTCGCGACCTGCCTCTCGCAGCTCTACCACGAGCACAAGCACGGGGTCAATGCCGGCTACGCGAAATTCGAGACGTTCCCGATATGGAGCATACCGCTCAAGCATCCCGTTAATGTAGCGTATGAGGCGGCGACCGCCGACCTGAGGGATTTTAACATGATAGACCCTTTCCACCTCGAGGCCCACGGCGAGACGGCGATCAATTATAACCGCGACGTCGAGGTCTTCCCGGTGATAAAGAGGATATTGCAGAAGATAATGGGAGAGGGCGAGGTCTACAAGTCGCCGACAGACATGGGCTGCAACCGGGCCGGCTTCGGCATAGTGGACGATGAAGCCGTTAAAGAGGCCGCGAAGCAGGAGATCATCCGCAGGTATTTCAGGTATTCGTGCGAATACGCGATGGGATTCGTCGACAAAGAGACGGTCCAGCGCGCCGAGCTGCTTATGGGCGAGGTCGGGATGAAGATAGGGGACAGGAAAGTCGTTGAACCCGCCCGCCGGGCCGCGGAAGAAGGCCAGAAGAAGAACAAGGGCAACGACGGGATATTTTGCGGCGCGGCCCTTGAATTGGACGACGGGACGGTGATCACGGGAAAGAACTCGCAGCTGATGCATGCGACATCGAGCCTCATCCTCAACGCCATCAAGAGGCTCGCGGACATTCCGGA is a window from the Candidatus Omnitrophota bacterium genome containing:
- a CDS encoding DUF4870 domain-containing protein, which codes for MADVGKSSLGIDATLAAALAYVFGWVSGLIIFAVEKDNKFVKFHAMQSLIFFGGLTIVSILLVITVIGPLFLGILGLAVWVICIIKAYSGEMFKLPGIGNMAEKIASK
- a CDS encoding undecaprenyl-diphosphate phosphatase; the encoded protein is MGLFQSIILGIVQGVGEFLPISSSAHLIVVPWLFGWQEHSLAFDVALHAGTLAAVLAYFWRDWFGIIRGRLLWYIIVASVPGAVIGKLLEEKAETVFRSPLLIAFAMSVFAVIFYFIDRYSRKTRTLKSLNFIDSVLIGISQALAIVPGVSRSGVTMATGIGLKFDRETAARFSFLLSAPIIIGATVLKLKDIGAIASGENGLSLFAGFIVSAATGFLSIRFLLNYLKRHSFTAFVIYRLVFSLVIFLFIFARR
- a CDS encoding DUF1846 domain-containing protein codes for the protein MKKPAFDNEKYLREQTAAILERVVKFDNKLYLEFGGKLLFDYHASRVLPGFDPNVKMRLFQKLKDRADILLCIYAGDIERKKVRADFGITYDVDAMKLIDDFRDWGIEVNAVVITRFDNQPAATIFKNKLERRGIKVYTHRFTKGYPTDVDLIVSDEGYGANEFIKTKNPLVIITGPGPGSGKLATCLSQLYHEHKHGVNAGYAKFETFPIWSIPLKHPVNVAYEAATADLRDFNMIDPFHLEAHGETAINYNRDVEVFPVIKRILQKIMGEGEVYKSPTDMGCNRAGFGIVDDEAVKEAAKQEIIRRYFRYSCEYAMGFVDKETVQRAELLMGEVGMKIGDRKVVEPARRAAEEGQKKNKGNDGIFCGAALELDDGTVITGKNSQLMHATSSLILNAIKRLADIPDKIHLLSPSIIDSIKNLKKEILSSKTVSLDVEEALIALSISATTNPAAQEAMEKLKELKGCEVHLTHMPTSGDEAGLRKLGVNLTSEPNFATKNLFES